A window of Haloarcula sp. H-GB4 contains these coding sequences:
- a CDS encoding CbiX/SirB N-terminal domain-containing protein, which yields MDEALVIAAHGSHLNAESSTPTYDHADTIRATDAFAEVRESFWKEEPSFREALRTVDADEVYLIPLFISEGYFTEQVIPREFRLEDWDPELWNSDGTSATNATLAAEDTDQTVHYCGPVGTHDSMSDVIVQRAESVTGDPGVGEGFGLAVVGHGTERNENSAKAIQYHADRIRDRDRFDEVQSLFMDEDPEVDDVADYFESDDIVVVPLFIADGFHTQEDIPEDMGLTDDYRTGYDVPTTVEGHDIWYAGAVGTEPLMADVVLERAADAGADVSSAIEQVREETGGGTTAAGD from the coding sequence ATGGACGAAGCACTCGTTATCGCGGCTCACGGCTCCCATCTGAACGCCGAGTCGAGTACGCCCACCTACGACCACGCGGACACGATTCGGGCGACCGACGCGTTCGCTGAGGTCCGTGAGTCCTTCTGGAAGGAGGAACCGTCGTTCCGGGAGGCGCTGCGGACCGTTGACGCCGACGAGGTGTATCTGATCCCGCTGTTCATCTCGGAGGGCTATTTCACCGAGCAGGTCATCCCCCGGGAGTTCCGACTGGAAGACTGGGACCCCGAGCTGTGGAACTCCGACGGGACGAGCGCGACCAACGCGACGCTGGCCGCCGAGGACACGGACCAGACGGTCCACTACTGCGGCCCGGTCGGAACGCACGATTCGATGAGCGATGTCATCGTCCAGCGGGCCGAGTCCGTCACCGGTGACCCCGGTGTCGGCGAGGGATTCGGCCTCGCGGTCGTCGGCCATGGCACCGAGCGAAACGAGAACTCCGCGAAGGCGATCCAGTACCACGCTGACCGCATCCGCGACCGGGACCGCTTTGACGAGGTGCAGTCGCTGTTCATGGACGAGGACCCCGAGGTCGACGACGTCGCGGACTACTTCGAGAGCGACGACATCGTCGTCGTCCCGCTGTTCATCGCCGACGGCTTCCACACGCAGGAGGACATCCCCGAGGACATGGGCCTGACCGACGACTACCGGACGGGCTACGACGTGCCGACCACCGTCGAAGGCCACGATATCTGGTACGCCGGCGCGGTCGGGACGGAGCCGCTAATGGCTGATGTGGTGCTCGAACGGGCCGCCGACGCGGGCGCAGATGTGAGCAGCGCCATCGAGCAGGTGCGTGAGGAGACCGGCGGGGGCACTACTGCCGCTGGGGACTAG
- the cysS gene encoding cysteine--tRNA ligase, whose product MTLRVTNTLTGEKEPFEPRDPDSVLLYYCGLTTSDPPHLGHARGWIHVDVMARWLDYLGYDVHHVENLTDVNEKIVARVGEDGDSEADVARHYVQQAIDDMRSLNLGRAEVYPRVSEHVPEIIDLVERLVEQGHAYEQNGSVYFDVTSFEDYGKLSNQSVDDIESQGADTEGEKRHPADFALWKAGGVDPADIAEHQHPEAAPAEEACQTAQTWDSPWGEGRPGWHIECSAMSMAHLDESIDIHVGGQDLVFPHHENEVAQSEAATGQQFAKYWLHVRLLETEEEKMSSSLGNYFTVADAVEEFGSDVLRTFLLSTAYTSRATYSDETIAEAEERWDRLSRGYERAVEACDDVDAYAKVADETLRDAVEDARSAFEAAMNDDFNTREAMTALLDLTAAVNSHLDAHEQRDYQGLRHTVEVFEELGGGILGLAFGDDSSGDVSLAGDVVDLVLAIREQERDAGNYERADELRDELEALGVEVQDTDDGPTYRL is encoded by the coding sequence ATGACGCTTCGTGTGACGAACACGTTGACCGGTGAGAAAGAGCCCTTCGAGCCGCGCGACCCAGACTCCGTGTTGCTGTACTACTGTGGGCTGACGACCTCCGACCCGCCCCACCTCGGCCACGCGCGCGGCTGGATCCACGTCGATGTGATGGCCCGCTGGCTCGACTATCTGGGCTATGATGTCCACCACGTCGAGAACCTCACCGACGTCAACGAGAAGATCGTCGCTCGGGTCGGCGAGGACGGCGACAGCGAGGCCGACGTGGCCCGCCACTACGTCCAGCAGGCCATCGACGATATGCGCTCGCTCAACCTCGGCCGCGCGGAGGTGTACCCCCGCGTCTCGGAGCACGTCCCGGAAATTATCGACCTTGTCGAGCGACTCGTTGAGCAGGGCCACGCCTACGAGCAGAACGGCTCCGTCTACTTCGACGTGACAAGCTTCGAGGACTACGGGAAGCTCTCGAATCAGTCCGTCGACGATATCGAATCACAGGGCGCAGACACCGAAGGAGAGAAGCGACACCCTGCAGACTTCGCGCTCTGGAAGGCCGGCGGCGTCGACCCGGCAGACATCGCCGAACATCAACATCCCGAGGCCGCACCCGCCGAAGAAGCCTGCCAGACCGCTCAGACATGGGACTCGCCGTGGGGCGAGGGGCGACCCGGCTGGCACATCGAGTGTTCGGCCATGTCGATGGCTCACCTCGACGAATCCATCGACATCCACGTCGGCGGGCAAGACCTTGTTTTTCCCCACCACGAAAACGAGGTGGCCCAGAGCGAGGCCGCGACCGGCCAGCAGTTCGCGAAGTACTGGCTCCACGTCCGCCTGCTGGAAACCGAGGAGGAGAAGATGTCCTCCTCGCTTGGAAACTACTTCACCGTCGCCGATGCCGTCGAGGAGTTTGGCTCCGACGTACTCCGAACCTTCCTGCTGTCGACGGCCTACACCTCGCGGGCGACCTACAGCGACGAGACCATCGCGGAGGCCGAAGAGCGCTGGGACCGCCTTTCCCGTGGCTATGAGCGCGCGGTCGAGGCCTGCGATGACGTGGATGCCTACGCGAAGGTGGCCGACGAGACGCTCCGCGACGCTGTTGAGGACGCCCGCTCGGCGTTCGAAGCGGCAATGAACGACGACTTCAATACACGGGAAGCGATGACCGCACTGCTAGACCTGACGGCCGCAGTGAACTCCCACCTGGATGCCCACGAGCAACGGGACTACCAGGGGCTCCGCCACACCGTCGAAGTGTTCGAGGAACTCGGCGGCGGCATCCTCGGACTGGCGTTTGGCGACGACAGCAGCGGTGACGTATCGCTGGCGGGTGATGTTGTCGACCTGGTCCTAGCCATCCGAGAGCAGGAACGGGACGCTGGAAACTACGAGCGCGCTGACGAACTCCGGGACGAACTCGAAGCGCTCGGTGTCGAGGTGCAGGACACCGACGATGGGCCAACTTATCGGCTCTGA
- a CDS encoding DUF6517 family protein has translation MRKGILMFLVGILVVSSGCTGLITGETVEFDSAPATVSDSALDETGYEQSMADEQTIERTVTVAGQERTIRVTNHIRQYRRGLDLGPVGEVNAGRFIVFSTPSASVAGQTLNPAASWSNERLVEEVASRNDQINDVQSERNRTVEALGESREVAVFSGTTAIEGQNVDVLIHLTSFEHEGDVVVAVAVYPERLDDSEGPRVDTLLGGLSHSGN, from the coding sequence ATGCGAAAGGGGATACTCATGTTTCTTGTCGGGATACTCGTCGTCTCGTCGGGCTGTACCGGCCTGATAACCGGAGAGACGGTAGAGTTCGACTCCGCACCGGCAACAGTCAGCGACAGTGCGCTCGATGAAACCGGCTACGAGCAGTCAATGGCAGACGAACAGACAATTGAGCGGACGGTCACCGTCGCTGGTCAGGAGCGGACTATCCGCGTCACGAACCACATCCGACAGTACCGGCGCGGCCTTGACCTCGGGCCGGTCGGTGAGGTCAACGCTGGCCGGTTCATCGTCTTCTCGACGCCCAGCGCCAGTGTGGCCGGACAGACACTGAACCCCGCCGCAAGTTGGTCCAACGAACGCCTCGTCGAGGAAGTCGCCAGCCGAAACGACCAGATCAATGACGTTCAGTCCGAGCGTAACCGCACGGTGGAAGCGCTGGGCGAGTCCCGTGAGGTGGCTGTGTTTTCCGGCACGACGGCTATCGAAGGCCAGAATGTCGATGTCCTGATCCACCTCACGAGCTTCGAACACGAGGGCGACGTGGTCGTCGCCGTTGCCGTCTACCCTGAGCGACTTGACGACAGCGAAGGGCCGCGCGTCGATACGCTGCTCGGCGGCCTCTCGCACTCGGGCAACTGA